A single Sulfurospirillum tamanense DNA region contains:
- a CDS encoding KH domain-containing protein, translating into MAHAFLGAFAKLIVNHPELVRVERVDVDETFAEIIIYADKSDTGKLIGKDGKMINSLKTVIAGYKAKNGMSYRITVKANDE; encoded by the coding sequence ATGGCACATGCATTTTTAGGCGCGTTTGCTAAGCTGATTGTCAATCACCCAGAGCTGGTTCGTGTAGAGCGCGTGGACGTGGATGAGACGTTTGCGGAAATTATCATTTATGCAGATAAAAGCGACACAGGAAAGCTGATTGGCAAAGATGGCAAGATGATAAACTCTTTAAAAACAGTTATTGCGGGGTACAAGGCTAAAAATGGCATGTCCTATCGCATTACCGTCAAAGCAAACGATGAGTGA
- the rpsP gene encoding 30S ribosomal protein S16 has product MATVVRLTRMGRNKKPFYRIVVTDSRKRRDGGWIESIGYYNPLSEPETIKFDQERLAYWKSVGAKMSDRVAKITGK; this is encoded by the coding sequence ATGGCAACCGTAGTTCGACTAACCCGTATGGGACGAAACAAAAAACCTTTTTACCGAATCGTTGTAACAGACAGCAGAAAGCGCCGTGACGGTGGCTGGATTGAATCTATTGGGTATTATAACCCATTGAGTGAGCCAGAAACCATTAAATTTGACCAAGAGCGTTTGGCATACTGGAAGAGCGTAGGCGCTAAAATGAGCGACAGGGTAGCTAAAATTACCGGTAAATAA